One genomic window of Phycisphaeraceae bacterium includes the following:
- a CDS encoding CofH family radical SAM protein, translating into MCTAAPMTTIAYENRRQSSRRPRVDAGLESIRVKVDRGERLTLAEGETLFETTDIWSVCEMADQVRRRLHGNAAYYNINRHLNYSNVCALSCKFCEFYRKKDDAGAYTRDMDYVADQVRQAVEAGATEIHSVGGLHPYLPWDYYPDLVRTIRDTARSLGSDLHVKAFTAVEVVHLAKIAKVYRADDRKAGIRWVLERLKEAGLGSLPGGGAEVFDDRVHDEVFKGKIRSDVWLDVHRVAHELGLNTNATILYGHIEDRRERLVHMDMLRRAQDEALSRVGYAAADDGVITLTSPTSERLPTPAMTARGGYFQTIIPLPFFPDGSDLEHLPGPSGLENLRTLAVSRLMLDNFPHVKAFWIMQTLPMAQLMLQAGADDVDGTVVWYDITKVGGASTHQEVNVWTLQRAIREAGFEPIERDTLYRPVVREGRNWAVAAG; encoded by the coding sequence ATGTGCACGGCAGCGCCAATGACCACGATCGCCTACGAGAATCGCCGTCAATCGTCCCGTCGACCGCGGGTTGACGCCGGTCTGGAGTCCATCCGAGTCAAGGTCGATCGCGGCGAGAGATTGACACTTGCCGAGGGTGAGACGCTCTTTGAAACCACCGACATCTGGTCCGTGTGCGAGATGGCGGACCAGGTGCGCCGCCGGCTGCACGGGAACGCCGCGTACTACAACATCAACCGCCATCTGAACTATTCGAATGTGTGCGCGCTCTCGTGCAAATTCTGCGAGTTCTACCGCAAGAAGGACGATGCGGGCGCCTACACGCGGGACATGGACTATGTGGCCGACCAGGTGCGCCAGGCGGTCGAGGCGGGGGCGACGGAGATTCACAGCGTCGGCGGGTTGCACCCGTATCTGCCGTGGGACTACTACCCGGACCTGGTCCGGACCATCCGCGACACCGCCCGGTCGCTCGGCAGTGATCTGCACGTCAAGGCGTTCACCGCCGTGGAGGTCGTGCATCTCGCCAAGATCGCCAAGGTCTATCGGGCCGACGATCGGAAGGCGGGGATTCGCTGGGTGCTCGAGAGGCTGAAGGAGGCCGGGCTGGGGTCGCTCCCGGGCGGGGGCGCGGAGGTCTTTGACGACCGGGTGCACGACGAGGTGTTCAAGGGCAAGATCCGGTCGGATGTCTGGCTCGATGTCCATCGGGTGGCCCATGAACTGGGTCTCAACACCAATGCGACCATCCTGTATGGCCATATCGAGGATCGGCGGGAGCGACTGGTCCATATGGACATGCTCCGCAGGGCCCAGGACGAGGCGCTCTCACGCGTGGGCTACGCCGCAGCGGACGACGGTGTCATTACGCTGACCAGCCCGACGAGCGAGCGGTTGCCGACGCCGGCGATGACTGCACGGGGCGGTTACTTCCAAACCATCATCCCGCTGCCGTTCTTTCCCGATGGCAGCGACCTTGAGCACCTTCCGGGGCCTTCAGGGCTGGAAAACCTCAGGACTCTCGCGGTCTCGCGGCTGATGCTCGACAACTTCCCACACGTCAAGGCCTTCTGGATCATGCAGACGCTGCCGATGGCGCAACTGATGCTGCAGGCCGGGGCGGATGACGTCGATGGAACCGTCGTCTGGTACGACATCACGAAGGTCGGCGGCGCCTCGACACACCAGGAGGTGAACGTCTGGACGCTTCAACGGGCGATCCGCGAGGCGGGCTTCGAACCTATCGAGCGAGATACCTTGTATCGTCCGGTTGTTCGGGAGGGTCGAAACTGGGCGGTGGCGGCGGGCTAG
- a CDS encoding MFS transporter, with protein sequence MPPRHDPYAAMKSVNYRRFVGGWVFSSTALQMLSAAIAWEIYERTGSAMALGLAGLARALPVVLMALPAGHAIDLYDRRRVLSLTQGGFAILCAAFAVASWTHAPVWCLFLLITLTGCVRSCNGPARSALLPLIVPPDVFQNAVAWNSGVFQLSAVAGPLLAGGIIHVTGQAWPVYAAASAGCLIFAVSASLVKPVEAPRTTGGMTVESMVAGMGHVWREKTVLAAISLDMFAVLLGGATALMPIYAEILHVGSVGYGALRAAPYAGAFAMAIILAHQPPFRRAGRALLLSVAAFGGATIVFGVSQWFWLSLGALAFAGAVDNVSVVIRHILVQVRTPNEIRGRVGAVNSVFIESSNELGAFESGAVAQAFGPVVSVVSGGIGTILVVAGIAWLWPEIRRLGPLDEIAATEGAKPRKAPARPADPVTVQ encoded by the coding sequence ATGCCGCCGCGTCATGACCCGTACGCCGCGATGAAATCGGTGAACTACCGCCGCTTTGTCGGCGGATGGGTCTTCTCCTCGACCGCTCTGCAGATGCTCTCCGCCGCCATTGCGTGGGAGATCTATGAGCGAACCGGATCGGCGATGGCGCTGGGGCTTGCCGGGCTCGCCCGGGCTCTGCCGGTCGTGCTGATGGCGCTCCCGGCCGGACATGCGATCGATCTGTACGACCGGCGGCGGGTTCTGTCGCTCACGCAGGGCGGGTTCGCGATTCTCTGCGCGGCGTTTGCCGTGGCATCGTGGACACACGCGCCGGTGTGGTGCCTGTTCCTGCTGATCACCCTGACCGGTTGTGTCCGCTCCTGCAATGGACCGGCACGATCGGCTCTGCTGCCACTGATTGTCCCGCCGGATGTGTTCCAGAACGCCGTGGCGTGGAACAGCGGCGTGTTCCAGCTCTCGGCGGTGGCCGGGCCGCTCCTTGCCGGCGGCATCATTCACGTGACAGGCCAGGCCTGGCCCGTCTACGCCGCCGCGTCCGCGGGGTGTCTTATCTTCGCGGTCTCGGCGTCGTTGGTGAAGCCCGTCGAGGCCCCGCGCACGACGGGCGGCATGACCGTCGAGTCCATGGTGGCCGGCATGGGGCATGTGTGGAGGGAAAAGACCGTTCTGGCGGCGATCTCGCTGGATATGTTCGCGGTGCTCCTGGGTGGGGCAACGGCGCTGATGCCCATCTACGCGGAGATCCTGCATGTCGGCTCTGTCGGGTATGGAGCACTGAGGGCGGCTCCGTATGCCGGGGCGTTCGCCATGGCGATCATCCTCGCGCACCAGCCCCCTTTCCGCCGGGCGGGTCGGGCGTTGCTCTTGTCGGTCGCCGCGTTCGGCGGGGCGACGATTGTGTTCGGGGTGTCCCAGTGGTTCTGGCTGTCGCTGGGCGCGCTGGCGTTCGCCGGGGCGGTCGACAACGTTTCGGTCGTCATCCGGCACATCCTGGTGCAGGTCCGGACGCCAAACGAGATCCGCGGCCGCGTCGGGGCGGTCAATAGCGTCTTCATCGAGAGCAGCAACGAACTCGGCGCGTTTGAATCCGGCGCGGTGGCCCAGGCGTTCGGCCCCGTGGTTTCGGTCGTGTCGGGAGGGATCGGGACGATTCTGGTGGTCGCGGGCATCGCCTGGCTCTGGCCGGAGATTCGGCGGCTGGGACCGCTGGACGAGATCGCGGCCACCGAGGGCGCCAAGCCGCGGAAGGCGCCCGCGCGGCCAGCAGACCCGGTGACGGTGCAGTGA
- a CDS encoding amidohydrolase family protein has protein sequence MPRRSVVGVLAVVAVVWSLGVTRVRSQDSGSEAPAWTLLHCGELLAVPGGEPVRQATIVVKGGRIAEVRPGYSEPAEVVPAGEVSGVRVVDLRDRFVLPGLIDCHTHITMEFTPDMRLRAVQSSEADVAIHAVVNARKTLEAGFTTVRDLGSIGDAGFALRDAIASGEVPGPRILEAGRAITPTGGHADSTLGYRQDLFAVPGAMQGIADGADECRKAVRSQVKRGADVIKVTATGGVLSNTAAGMEQQFMDDELVAIVETSHLLKRKVAAHAHGVGGIKAAVRAGVDSIEHGTFLDDEAMEMMKQRGTYLVPTILAGKTVGEHAETPGYYPPKVVVKARTVGPIIQETFGKAYRAGVRIAFGTDTGVSAHGDNAREFEYMVEAGMPPAEAIRSATIAAADLCGILADAGTIESGKAADIIATTRSPIEDIRELRRVVFVMKGGEVFVKPDGR, from the coding sequence ATGCCGCGAAGATCGGTTGTTGGAGTGCTCGCGGTTGTCGCCGTCGTGTGGAGCCTGGGCGTCACACGGGTACGGTCTCAGGACTCCGGGAGCGAGGCTCCGGCGTGGACGCTTCTTCACTGCGGGGAACTCCTGGCGGTGCCGGGGGGCGAGCCTGTCAGGCAGGCGACGATTGTCGTCAAGGGTGGGCGGATCGCCGAAGTCAGGCCGGGCTATTCCGAGCCGGCGGAGGTCGTCCCGGCAGGCGAGGTATCGGGTGTCCGCGTGGTCGATCTCAGGGACCGGTTTGTTCTCCCGGGACTCATCGACTGCCACACCCACATCACGATGGAGTTCACACCCGACATGCGGCTGCGGGCGGTGCAGAGCTCTGAAGCGGATGTCGCGATTCACGCGGTGGTGAACGCCCGCAAGACGCTCGAGGCGGGGTTCACGACGGTGCGGGATCTCGGTTCCATCGGGGACGCGGGGTTTGCCCTTCGGGACGCGATCGCGTCCGGGGAGGTGCCGGGGCCGCGCATCCTGGAGGCTGGGCGGGCGATCACGCCGACCGGTGGGCACGCCGATTCGACGCTTGGGTACCGGCAGGACCTGTTCGCGGTTCCCGGGGCGATGCAGGGGATTGCTGACGGCGCCGACGAGTGCCGCAAGGCGGTGCGTTCGCAGGTCAAGCGAGGGGCCGATGTGATCAAGGTGACGGCGACCGGCGGGGTGCTCAGCAACACGGCCGCGGGGATGGAGCAGCAGTTCATGGACGATGAACTCGTCGCGATCGTCGAGACCTCGCACTTGCTGAAGAGGAAGGTGGCCGCCCACGCCCACGGAGTCGGCGGGATCAAGGCGGCTGTGCGTGCGGGGGTGGACTCGATCGAGCACGGCACATTCCTGGACGACGAGGCCATGGAGATGATGAAGCAGCGAGGGACCTACCTCGTCCCGACGATCCTCGCCGGGAAGACGGTGGGCGAGCACGCCGAGACCCCCGGGTATTACCCGCCGAAGGTCGTCGTCAAGGCCCGTACGGTCGGCCCGATCATCCAGGAGACATTCGGAAAGGCGTACCGGGCCGGGGTCCGGATCGCCTTCGGAACCGATACCGGCGTGAGCGCCCACGGCGACAACGCCCGCGAGTTCGAGTACATGGTCGAAGCCGGGATGCCACCCGCCGAGGCCATCCGGTCGGCGACGATCGCGGCGGCCGACCTGTGCGGGATCCTGGCTGATGCAGGCACGATCGAGTCCGGAAAGGCGGCCGACATCATTGCCACAACCAGGAGCCCGATCGAGGACATCCGCGAACTGCGGCGGGTCGTGTTTGTGATGAAGGGCGGGGAAGTGTTCGTGAAGCCGGATGGGCGATGA